The sequence TGTTGTTAATGGCATTAGTTCATGCTTCCAATTCCAGTTACATTAGGTAAAGCCTGAGAGATAGGGGATTAGTAATGTACAAAGTCGATATTTATAGAGGGAAATGCATGAGAGCTCGCAGTACTATTGAAGTCAATATGACCTGATCTTTATGTTCCATTCCAAAGATGAGATTGCTGACAAAATGTGTCTATTTTGGTTGAATGAGTACTCTCATGATGTGATACTTTAGCCACTACACTATTGTTGTTTCACATGCAtaaaagttgtcaagtaaagaTTGGTGTTTGTTCTTTCTTAGTTCCTCCAGTTCCGATCTTACCTTCTATATGCTCCACTGTTCTTGAACTTCACTAGTTAGAGTGTGACTCTAAGCAGCACGAAAGGTTTCATTGAAGATGTGGTATTAATCTCATTTTACAAGGGAGGGACATTCATtaggttacaagtgttgtaagcTTGAAAAATTATAGCTTCGgttgataatcatttggtttttggttcttggttttcgaaaattaagtttgtaaacactacttctacctATAAGCTTGTTTGTTCTGTTGTATACTTTCTATCAcggttttcaaaaaccaaactaaaatttggaaataaaaacaaaatagattttaaaaacttatttttgtttttgaagttAACTAAGAATTCATATGCTTCctaaagaaaactaaaatccatTGTATGGGAattgaaaggaaacaaaaataaagttaaaacgtagaaaattaaaaacaaatcatTATTAAACGGGACCTAAACTTGTGGTTTTCTAACTAAGAGACCCAAATAAAAGTGAGTAGGAATGCCTATTCTATTCCAAGTCACACAATACTCCATCTGACTAGTCTATGAATTGGTATCAATCAGTTTGGGAAGGTGGCCGTTCTTGTTAATCAGGAAAAAGGATTCTCATTTCTCTATATAGAACATCTCAAGTCAGGTTCATAACCACTCTGAGATTCAGGGAAGGCGtgcaacatttattttttattagatcTGTCCAATGCACATATATTTTGCATgatcttttaaaatttcaaattaatggtGGGGGGACAATTACTTTAAGCAGGAGAGAGAGGAAGATGTAATCTCTTCAATATCTCATCTAAAGTACAACTTTAGATGATTCATTCCTCATATTGTCCAATGGTTTGAGTTAGTTGATAATTGGTCCATTAATGAGGAGGTAATAACCAAGATCAGCTGTTCCATTTTCCTTTCCTGGAAAACATAGAAAATTTTACTGAGTCTTGAATCTGAATTCTTGCCATACACTGTCCTGTGCTTCTCTTTGAAGTGATCATAGTTCTCTTCTTGTCTTCATTATATTGTGCTAGAAACTTGAAAGTTTGATTTGAGTCTTTGGAGCCATTGGATAAGTATTTCCTAGGCTTGGTTACATTGTGGATTCTATTGCTGTTTTTAAACCTGGTATTGGCAGTAGATTTTCAAATTGGAAGGTTCCTTCGTTTGAGATATTGGTTTTGACCTCAAGATTACCAAGTCTTTTCAGAATTGTGTTACTGCCCAATGGTTCAGCCTTTGATCATTGGGTTGCAGAATCTTTATCGTGGTCTGTCTCCTTTGTCAATTGCTGAAAGAGGAAGTTTGTTTGGATTTCTAGATTTTTCTGTTCTTTATCCGGTAAAAGAATGGCTTGCATCTAGATTGTTGAAGTTGGAAAGTTCAACGGAAGATTCACTCCCTCTCTTTGCTTGTCGTTTAATATTTATACTCTCTACTAGGCTGATAACGAAGGGCCTCAACTTGTTTCTGAGTGCAATTATTGGTTGTATTTAGCTGTAATGGTTATAATTgctatattttgttttattttatttcattgtaATTTAAGCATTACTCACCTTTTcttttatcaatgaaaagtcTTTGCTTTCTTTTCTCAAACTAGAATTTCAGTCAAAGATACATTGATGTGGTAGGATTAGAGTAATTTAGGGTATCTTGGTCAAATCCTTAATTTATTAGAACTCGAATTAGTTTTCTCGAttgattaggattaggattGGATTCTTTGGTTTATTacgattaggattagtttcttttattatttaggattaggattagtttgctTTCCAATTCTccataaatagagagattgtcttcttgttttaataaactttaatcaataataaaattcactcatttggtatcagagcatcaagaTCAACTAGGCTTGATGGAGGGAACGAAGCCTTCTATGGCTGAAACCTCCCAAAATAAAGAGGCGGAGACACCCACCGTCCTATCATCGAACACTACGACCAAATGCTTGTAGTCGGTCGAAGGTTCTGTTGATGATATCATGAAGTTACTAGAAAAAATTTCTCTTCGGTTGGATCAATTATTTGAAGGGcaaaaacaacttcaagatttggTAAACCCTACCCAAAGAGTTGAAGTCGAAAGGAATCTTGGTGATCAAGAACGGCAACAAAACACCTACCAATCTCAAATCTTTCCAAGAAACGTCCAAGAACCTCTTAGTCATGTTCCAGAACAACCAAGACGGGGTGTTATCAGAGGAGACAACAACAATTTGAAGAACTATCCAGtgaagaagaggaggaagaagagaatAGGGAGTGGGGTATGGACAGAAAAGCTCGCAGACCACAAGTTCAAAGAGAGGAATACAACGACTACAAAACTGTTTTCGAATTGGAGCCTGCGCGACTCAAATTGGAAAGGAAATCGACGTCGAAAATGGAGGAAAGTGACTCGACCCACAAATCTCATCACAACATTAAAGATGTTGAAATCGACGTCGGAGaggtagaagaagaaaataccTATGGGCAAACTTATTTGAAGAAACTTGAAAACCTAATTCGAGTCAATTGTGAAGCAACGTGGGATATGACATATTTGGAATTGAAAAAATGTGGGTATTCTGGCGAAATTGGTGGCAAGGCTGAGATGGCCGAACTGACAGATCCGacgaagaaagaagaagaagaagaaaaagattgcGTAGCTGACGAAGAAGATCATCGGAGGCCGATTGACATCCCATTCGCAGTCGTTTacaagagagaaaaagatgaagCAATGCTAGGTGAATTATTTTGCGACTTTTCTAGTTgtattctttttgcaaaatcaACCCAAATTCTTTTTGCCAAATTGGCCCAATTTTCCACCCATATTCATTTTTTCGAACCGACCCATTGCCCATACTTTTTGAACCTAAAACAACCTCAGACCCAATTCCAATTTAGAGCCCATTTCCTTTTATTGAAGCCTTCAAACCAGCCCATACTTAAACCCACTACAATCAATATGGCCCAACCCAAGTCAAATTTACTAAGGTTTTCTTCCGACTTGGTTATATTGGCAATGGATTTCTGGAACAACATAATTCTTGGACTAATTTATGATgattttgctaaaaaaattaTTCCATTTCAAAAGACAAATCTTGGTTCAACTTGTGCAATTTGGATGTCGTTGATATTAATTTTTCGAAGTTGTTTCCGTTCAAATGgtttacctttttatttttaccttcattttctttttaaactcgATGATGAAATTTTTTGGGAGAGATAGAATGATGTAGTAGGATTAGAGTAATTTAGGGTATCTTGATCAAATCCTTGATTTATTAGAACTAGAATTAGTTTCCTTAAttgattaggattaggattagattCTTTGGTTTATTAGGGTTAGGATTAGGTTCTTTTATcaattaggattaggattagtttacttttcaattctttataaatagagagattgtattcttgttttgataattttttatcaataataaaattCGCTCATTTGGTATACACCAGACATTTACTGCAGCCACTGGGCACGTGACTGAATTTACCTTACTAACTTCAAACATTAGCTGGAATTTGGATTATATATCAGCAGTTAAGGCATCTACTCCTTCCCACGAGATCGGAAATTTAAATCCCTTCTTTCCACCCACATTTTTTTGTGCTAAAGAAAACTTCAAGCATTAGTTTGCAACTGATGTGTATTTCATGCATTGCAGCCTACATGTTTGCAAGTGCAAGGAAGAAACATTTTGATCAACTGGAGAATGATCAAGTAGAAAAACAAAGTGATAGTGAAGTTATTACTGAAATCCCCTCAACGCTTATGGTAGATACCACTAGCATAGTTACTGAGAACATGTTGGAAGATCAGCAGCAAGAACCAAACCAGTGGATGGTtagtggttggagagaaaagttaGGTTTTAGTAAAAAAGTAAATTGATAGTGAGATGCTGTTTATCTATCAGTTTATTCTCTCATAACTGATTAGAGCCCATCCAGGTAAATATATTCAGTTGctgtaaaattttcttttaagacTCTTTTGTAGGAGAATGATATCTTCTTGTAGGTTTGTTACAATTATGTAACATAATTCAAAGAACATTAGCTCATTTGAtagtcattttgtttttttttaagcgTCTAGTAAGGTCTTTTAGGCTTCGTTTGAGAATGatgtttgttttttgtttactgttttttttttttttttttttttgtctaaattTCTCTTACTAGagcctttttttttataaaaaaaacatttgaattcttagtctaATTTCAAAAACAAGAACATGCTTTtcaaacattattttatttagttttcaaaaacattgcttgattttttaaaacatagtaaataactaacaataaaaataaagaaggttataagcttaattttcgagaactaaaaactaaaagtaaatAGTTCTCAAATGGGGGCTTAGGCcctcatttgataattattttattttttagttttcgaaaatttatgcttgtttcctttcaattttcaattatggGTTTTTATATTTGTTAAAGGAACATTTGAGTTTTTAGTAAAttctgaaaataaaaacaaattttttgaaaattgtcttttatttttttcgtaTTCCAAACTTGCGCCTTTGTAGAATATTAGTTTAAAacggattaaaaaaaattttcataaaatttatgaaatgaaagtggtatttataaacttaatttttcaaaaatcaaaaacaagcAAAGGGTTGAAAATATcttattgaaaatttgagtGGACCAATCGAATTGGTTTGGTTTAACTGGACCAAGTTAATTAAAAGTGATATTATATTGAAACGATAttactatttatttataattaaaatattcaaaattacaaatatctttatctttactatattaaaataggttataaagagagaatttTTACATTTCCTTTTTGCTcttaataactaaaattcaCACAAACACATGCACGATTTTacataaaactaaatacaaaTAGTACATGACTTTACAtaataaactaaatatttttcaaagaaGAAACTATCCATTGTTGTTAGAAGAAACTACCTAGGACAACAATATTGATGAACAAacctaattgaatttgatagatttcaaaagaaaataaaaaaaaaaaaaaaaaacaaacaaaaacaaaaaacaaaaaaacaaaaaacaaagctaTTAGTATGATATATATCTTTAAGTTTTTGTTTGGATTTATTCTCAAATTTACTCTAACAACAACATTTATGCTATTTTTGTAGgaggaaaataaattattttgaatcatACAAGCATGCCAACAAAACTTTAatcctaaaaatatttcatgagtaGTTGatgatttatattattatttcattagtttttaattttatgtatttataaacCCTTTAAAAAGTATATTGATTCAAAATTTATGTCACAATCCAAATTCTTCCCCTCCGTATGTTGTAGTTGTAGTTCCACACTATTATTGACAATATACTATTGCTAATTTATTTACGAacatgatttatgttaaaaatgTATATAATTCTTATTTTGTAATGttgtataatttataatatattatgtaatacatattatatttttaaagaatgaCCTAAGTATATAACATGAaatattgtatttctaaatgtttttacctttatttaatataactatgcattttaaaatttaatattcaaaatcTAGGTATAAaggaaacataaaaatattgttttcaaaattagcaCTATTTGAGTCACATAACCCGAAAATAATTTTCAGAAATAGAATTTGAGTTATCTGCTAAACACATATTTACTGTATTCAGtcaatttaaaaacataaaatataatccAGATTTCTACTGGAGAGGCCATTTATTTAGAAAAGTCTTTGTTCCTTCCAAAGTTCACAAtattatcttttctattttgtaaacatttcaaaattaggagttcttttgaattttaaaataagattaGAACTTGAAATGTTGTGATGAAGTGACTTAGAACGATGGAATCTTCATCCTGATAATTTTCAGGACAACCAATTAAAAGACATGTTTCTCAAGCCCAAGATgatttttgccatttttttaaaattcatgttttttttttaccttttgcTTGTTGCAACATCATCGTAACGTAAAGTAACTGACATCCTTTCTTGGAGTCCCTTTCAAGATGAGAGATATGGAGTCGTCACCAATGTTCAccctttcaaaataaaaatggacTACAAAACTAGATTTAAGGTTCGGGAGTCGGTTGAGTGTAAGGAAGATATTAGCACCACTATAACACCCGTCCTGAAAAAAGGTTACCacattttattaaaaagttGTCCTATTATTATTTGGTCTTAATAAAAGAAAGATATTTTTTGAGTTTTGCTTTCAATGTCccaagaaaatatgaaaaataattatgagtggTTTGAGgccattaaaaacaaaaataatgatAGAATTCACCTTGAATTTAACGATAATTTGCTCActcatgaaaaattaaaaaattatgtttccTAATATTTCATCATCGAATTTAAGGAAAAGTTATGCATCTTTtaagattattattcaaaaagAGAACATTATTAAATTTCCCAAAATAATTGTTTGTTTAAATAAATCAATCTGGGagagtttattgtatttctaaaacTTCATGAAAAAGTCTAAAAAGAGGACACTATtaacttcaaatttagaaattcatttaaaaaaaacttttattttaaagcTTAAAGAAGTAAACTTGAATAGAATTTAAAAAGAGTTGTTGTTTCAGAAATTCATTTTAGAAAAtaagaattttatttcaaacttcATGATAAAAACTCATTTTTGAAAATGTGAAAGATTCTTATTTAAAAatccaattttgaaaaattgaaaaattgttttatttcaaatttcactGTTAAATATAGACTTTagtttggaataatttgaaattcaatttagcAACTTGAAATTTTAATCAGAAAACTttactaaaattaaattgaattctCCAATTAAGACTAATTTGAAACCctcttgaaaatttgaaattaaatctaAACATATTAGAAATTTTCATCAAATCTGAAACCCATTGAATtcgaaaacattaaaaaatattaacttTAAATCAGATTAAAGAGTAGTTtggaattgaattaaaattcaaattcaaatcattttccaactacaaattaatcataattaaaatttaatttagaaatttcCAAATTAAACTAAGGTCACATTTACATATTCATCAATCGTAACTTAAAAAGTGAGTTCCATTTGACGTAATAAAATATGGACCCTACCATAAAATATGTAATCAAATATTGTAATTTGATTGAGTACTAAAAGGTGGTCAATCTAATTGCCTTTGAAAATTATGTGAGATCCAccgtattttaaaaatatttttgaacgattttcaaatttgatctaAGTATCGTGTTTTGGGTTATCACTAAATTTCACTGATAAGACCATGTTATTAATGTATTTGATCGATGACAGTATCCATAAGAAAATACGAAACAAATCCAAACTTTTGGGATGTGGTCGATATAGGTAAGACcagttaattttcaaaatcgtATTGctactttttttcttctttctttttgggtaaagaaaagagaagcaaaacaaatgaatagttttttttttttttcttttttaatttgttgAGTGAGATAATATGAGTCAAATTGGAAGGAAATGCTTTGTTAGGGAGAGAATAGAATCCCTAGCTTATCGATGTTATTTGTCcaataacataaaaaataaaaaataaaaaattcggGGATGTTATTTGTTCGACGGTatctatataaaaaaacaaaatctatgATTTTAGGATGTTATTTGCTATAACATATCGAtaagttcaaaattttgagatAGTTATTTGCTGGATGATgtattggtaaaaaaaattcaaaatcgtAAGATGTTATTTGCTtgaaaaaaagatttttaaaaaatctagagTTTTATTTGATACGAGATATTTGTAATAaatagtagaataagagaaaaaatctaaaaacatatgacatctttaaaatatttataaatatggaTGGGTTGACtagtcaattttttatttttttttaatttctaattttactCTCCCTGTCTTGTTATACACCCTTTtctagtctttttattttctttcttttcttcaatttggttattttttttctttccgttcactaattttcttcttccattttctttttttattattattttcttttctttctccgattttCTGTTTATTccctttctttctatttttctccttttttttttcttttaaatttttctttcatttctctaatttttgcttttttttttttctaattaattttctttcctttcttcattttttgcttcttctttttttcttatttttaaaatttttctttcctttgtttgaattttttcttcttccctttttttcacaagatGCTGAGTTTCGTATccaagacttgaaagtactTGATTCATatgtgacttaacaccaacaaaccaaatcatcaagtttgattattataacaaataataaatataaatagcaaatggaagtctatcagtgatagccactaatattttttttaccattggtagctttttttttattacattttcatagttaatagccacttataaaattatatcattgatagccaacttagtgaatttaattaataaagttgaattttgaactaaaatgtaaatggaatgcctagaagttatcactaatagcatgtttattcGTCATATAaactatcatcgaaaagaaaaagggacttataaatgtttggaaaGGACAATAAAGGGGCAAAAAAGTGTTCAGTAGCTATGATTGATATAAGCTACTACGGATAGCATGCTACCAGTGATAGAAGTTAATACTAGTAACATGtcatcaatgatagaagctatccgATAGCACGTTGttaatgatagaagctaccactgatagcacgtcATTGATGATAGAAAACCAtaactgatagcatgatatcagtgagatcaatGATAACATCTTATCGGTGATGTTATCAATGAAAtaagttatcactgataacaaCAATAtaagtgatgttagtgatatcagtgatagaacttaggtgatatctatatatcggtgataaccaattatagaagtctatcattaatagccttaagtgttaatatttcaaggttgattctaattgatgaaagtatATCAATGATAGTGACTAATAGTTGCCATAAATGATAGTcatgataaaatattattaattatagttactgtggtaatcaaagttgttggtcttctttcaaagttgataattatttataaatctatgattgatagccactgatagctttacatattgatatttcaaggttgattctaattgatgaaagtgaataaatgatagctactgataattgatagcaaattaaaagctaatattttaaGACCgtattattttttctcaaattgaaagctattgTTGATAGCGACTATCATCGATaacaattgatagaagctatcagcaATAGCAGCCGATAGCAGCTATcaatggctatcactgatagctgctattaaCGATaccttttaatttgagaaaatgggAAAAAACGAGCAAAATGGTGGCTACGCGtgagttttttttagtaatttattattttttgatctatatgtGCAATTATTTTTTCGTTGTAgtacatattatattattttggacttgaattctatttatgtaaCTAGCCATTTGATgggttaagaaaataaaaaaaaagtccaaAATTATGGGTGGTTGTTTGTTCAATAAATAGATAAAAGTATcagataaaagaaattaaaaaaatgcattACGCTTACACCAATAATAAGGGTTAAACAATCTAATTAcgtttataaaatacaaatagTTAAGTAAATgtgtttaaaaataattgattcATTACAGTGACCAAATAAAAGCTAGATTAGATTTTGTTTCAAGATTCTAAATCTGAAATCAAATTGGTATTTTATTTGCGAGTTCCAATTAAAATCTAACAAAATTAAACCTGGGTCCACCattaactttattaattttcgTCGCCGAAAAACCGACAACTGACGTAACCTAACATAATCGAAccaaccaaaccaaaccaaccaAACCGCGTCGATTTGGTTTGATCAATTCGGCGGCCCAAAAAATCGAAATTTGACATAAACCCTAATTCGAGCCGAATCGATTACACCCTTTTAAGGACGTCTGAGCAAAACCCCTCGACTGAGTTTCTTCTTCGGAGAGAACATCACTACGTAAAAATGGTTCGGAGCATAAAAAACCCTAAGAAAGCCAAGAGAAAAAGCAAGGTTCAGTTTCTTCTAAAACCCTAATTCTAATTCATCAGTGAATTTGAGAGATTTCAtagtctttttttctttttcttttcttttctttttttttttttttttttttgcaggggCTCGAGGAGAAATGGGGTTGgagcttcttcttcctccatacCCTCAATGCCCGCAAAGGTCTGGCAACCGGGGGTGGACAAGTTGGAAGAAGGAGAAGAGCTTCAGTGTGATCCTTCTGCGTACAACTCTCTCCATGCCTTCCTCTTTGGTTGGCCCTGTTTGAGGTATTGTGAACTTTTGCTTAttgttttttcaattaattttcaaGTTCCAATATGATggttaaaatttatgtttagtTCTTTGATTGTTTGGGAATGTAGATTTTGGGTGAATTTCTCTAACCAATGTACGGCTGGAAAATCAAAGGGGCAATTTGGATTGTCATCCGTTAATTTATGTTTCCtaattgttgactttttgggATTTTCAGTTGGCTGTGATGGCCGAGTTATTGATTGTAGAATCTGGCAGGTCATATAATGTGccagaatttaatttttattatcatGAAGCAAAGAGTGTAACATTGAAAAGCCTGTTCTCTTAGGGATGGTGTTCAAATTTCAAACACAATTTTTATTGGATATTAATGAAAGTCATGGCTTTCCGATTTAGTTTGTGTATATTTTCTAGGCCTATAATGCTCTCATCATTTAAGGATTTAAATTTACAGTTTGAATTGGTTAAATGTTTGTAGCTTTGATATTGTTCGTGACACATTAGGCTTGGTGAGGACAGAGTTTCCACACACTCTTTATTTTGTCGCAGGGACTCAGGTGAGTTTGATTAGTGCAAAGCCTTTTATTATGTCTGATTTTTGAATGCCTTTTCCTGGGATAGGACAAAAGGTTTCCTTCTTGTTGGTAGTATGGGATTCTGAGGATGTACTCATTTTAATGGGGAACGAATGTCTTTATATATTTGGTGATCTTTTCGGAGAATAAATTAGTTAAGCTAAATATTTTTCCAGTTAATTATTTTCTTGATACCATCCTTTTGGAGGAGTGAAATAAGAATTCTCTACATTAGGTAAAAGGGACTTATTgtttcaattattaaatttcATGTTTTTATTGCATTTATCACTTTCTCATTTTCTATGAGTCATTATTTCAAGATATCATGGTCTTTATTTTGCAGGCAGAGAAATCTTCATGGaattccattggaatatttaaagTATCTAATGTTTCTGGAAAGAGACGTGAACTATTGCCCAGTAAACCAGTGACGGATGACACTGACATGGACAGTGATAGCAGTGACAGCGATGAGGATGTTGAAGATGGGGACGATGGTGGATCTAAGGCACCAGTTTTGCAGGTgttatgatattaaattaatgtttttttcgTTGTTTCCTGTTTAATGTA comes from Benincasa hispida cultivar B227 chromosome 2, ASM972705v1, whole genome shotgun sequence and encodes:
- the LOC120072271 gene encoding uncharacterized protein LOC120072271 encodes the protein MDRKARRPQVQREEYNDYKTVFELEPARLKLERKSTSKMEESDSTHKSHHNIKDVEIDVGEVEEENTYGQTYLKKLENLIRVNCEATWDMTYLELKKCGYSGEIGGKAEMAELTDPTKKEEEEEKDCVADEEDHRRPIDIPFAVVYKREKDEAMLAYMFASARKKHFDQLENDQVEKQSDSEVITEIPSTLMVDTTSIVTENMLEDQQQEPNQWMVSGWREKLGFSKKVN